The Solanum lycopersicum chromosome 6, SLM_r2.1 genome has a window encoding:
- the LOC101268767 gene encoding B3 domain-containing protein At5g26805-like yields the protein MYDKRPLLSMKKTFFYNFFPSKAQEEACKINNTPYEVTRELVEIRDLYPAPIIDKQNPWQIKKKLTHDEIVVGMLLIPFIEMFEYILRYWSLDVGKSLVNGCNVCVDMWDVTEENVPKKYEGGRVWFRILPNDDFSLWCTELINGRRLKVGDEIGLYWDPISSSLVFKFLYPVGLSGKVQYLGP from the coding sequence ATGTATGATAAGAGGCCTTTACTTAGCATGAAGAAGACCTTCTTCTATAACTTCTTTCCATCAAAAGCTCAAGAAGAAGCTTGCAAAATTAACAATACCCCGTATGAAGTGACTCGAGAACTAGTGGAGATAAGGGACTTATACCCTGCCCCAATAATCGATAAGCAAAACCCATGGCAAATCAAGAAAAAGCTTACCCATGATGAGATTGTTGTAGGAATGCTTTTGATTCCATTTATTGAGATGTTTGAGTACATTCTTCGTTACTGGAGTTTAGATGTGGGAAAAAGTTTGGTGAATGGCTGCAATGTGTGTGTTGACATGTGGGATGTCACTGAGGAGAATGTCCCTAAGAAGTATGAAGGTGGACGTGTTTGGTTTAGGATTTTGCCCAACGATGATTTTTCTCTTTGGTGCACCGAATTGATTAATGGTCGTAGATTGAAAGTTGGTGATGAAATTGGGCTTTATTGGGATCCTATATCTTCAAGCCTTGTGTTCAAATTTCTTTATCCGGTTGGGCTTAGTGGAAAGGTCCAATATTTAGGaccataa